TGACCAACGAGCTGCTGCTGAAAAAGGGCATCAAGTACGACCACAGCCTGATGCACAACGACTTCCACCCCTACTACGTGCGGGTCGGTGACAGCTGGACCAAGATCGACTACAGCCAGCACCCCGACACCTGGATGAAACCCCTGGTGCGCGGCCAGGAAACCGACCTGGTGGAGATCCCGGCCAACTGGTACCTGGACGACCTGCCGCCGATGATGTTCATCAAGAAAGCGCCCAACAGCCACGGCTTCGTCAATCCGCGACACCTGGAAGAAATGTGGCGCGACCAGTTCGACTGGGTCTACCGCGAGCATGAACACGCGGTGTTCACCATGACCATCCACCCCGACGTCTCCGGCCGCCCGCAAGTGCTGTTGATGCTCGAACGCCTGATCGAACACATCCAGAGCCACGCCGGCGTGCGTTTCGTCACCTTCGACGAGATCGCCGACGACTTTATCCGCCGCCACCCGCGCAACCGCTGATCCCGGCCACTTCATCGAGGCGTGATTGATGTCTATCTATAACAAGCTCGACCTGACTGGGTGGAAACCCCAGCAGCTGACCCCGGACCAAGTGCGCTTCGCCACCTGGATCGCCTTCTTCGCCTGGGTCTTCGCGGTGTACGACTTCATTCTGTTTGGCACCCTGCTACCGGAGATCGGCCGGCACTTCGGCTGGGGCGAGGTCGAGCAGGCCGAGATCGCCACCTGGGTGGCGGTGGGCACCGCGGTGGTGGCCCTGGCCATCGGGCCGCTGGTGGACAAGCTGGGGCGGCGCATGGGCATCATTTTCACCGTCAGCGGCTCGGCCATCTGTTCGGCGCTGACCGCCATCGGCGGCGCCTGGGGCAAGTCGCCGCTGATCCTGATCCGCTCCCTGGGCGGCCTGGGTTACGCCGAGGAAACGGTGAACGCCACCTACCTCAGTGAGCTGTACGCGGCGTCCGACGATCCGAAGCTGGCCAAGCGCCGGGGCTTCATCTACAGCCTGGTGCAGGGCGGCTGGCCGGTGGGGGCGCTGATCGCCGCCGGGTTGACCGCGGTGCTGCTGCCGATCATCGGCTGGCAGGGCTGCTTCATCTTTGCCGCGATCCCGGCCATCGTCATCGCGGTCATGGCGCGCAAGCTCAAGGAGAGCCCGCAGTTCCAGATCCACCAGCGCATCAGCCAGTTGCGCAAAAGCGGCTCGGTCAGCGAGGCCCAGGCGGTGGCCCTGACTTACGGCGTGGACTACGACGAGCACAGCAAGGCCGGGCTGGCCGCGGCCTTTCGTGGCCCGGCGCGGCGCGCGACTTTGGTGATCGGCGCGGCGATCCTGCTCAACTGGGCGGCGATCCAGGTGTTCAGCGTGCTGGGCACGTCGGTGATCGTCAGCGTGCACCACATCTCCTTCGAGAACTCGCTGATCATCCTGGTGTTGTCCAACCTGGTGGGCTATTGCGGCTACCTGAGCCACGGCTGGATGGGCGACAAGATCGGCCGGCGCAACGTCATCGGCCTGGGCTGGATGCTTGGCGGCCTGTCGTTCGCCGGGATGCTCTACGGCCCGAGCAACCTGCCGATGGTGGTGGGGCTCTACAGCCTGGGCCTGTTCTTCCTGATCGGCCCGTATTCGGCGGCGCTGTTTTTCATCAGTGAGAGTTTTCCCACCAGCATCCGCGCCACCGGCGGCGCGATCATCCACGCCATGGGCCCGATCGGTGCGGTGGTGGCGGGCTTCGGCGCGACCCAGGTGCTGTCCGCCGGTGGCGACTGGCAGACCTCGGCGCTGTATTTCGGCGCGCTGCCTTGCTTTCTCTCCGGTGCGCTGATGTTCGCCGCGCGCCATGTGCGTCCTGAAACCGTTCAATAAGGAAACTGATCCATGACTCGACAAGTCGCCTTGATCACCGGTGCCGCCAGCGGCATCGGCCAGGCCCTGGCCGTGGCCTATGCGCGCTGCGGCGTGGCGGTGGTGGGCGGGTACTTCCCCGCCGACCCCCATGACCCGCAAACCACCCGCGACCTCGTGGCCGAGGCGGGCGGGCAATGCCTGATGCTGCCCCTGGACGTTACCGACAGCGCCTCGGTGGACGCCCTGGCGGAACAGGCGGCGTCGCACTTTGGTCGTCTCGATTACGCGGTGGCCAATGCCGGCCTGCTGCGCCGTGCGCCGCTGCTGGACATGACCGACCAGGCCTGGAACGCCATGCTCGATGTCGACTTGACCGGAGTCATGCGCACCTTTCGCGCGGCGGTGAGGTACATGGGCGAGGGCGGTGCCCTGGTGGCGATTTCGTCGATTGCCGGCGGCGTCTACGGCTGGCAGGACCACGCCCACTACGCCGCAGCCAAGGCCGGGGTGCCGGGCTTGTGCCGCTCGCTGGCGGTGGAACTGGCGGCCAGGGGCATTCGCTGCAACGCGGTGATCCCGGGGCTGATCGAGACTCCGCAGTCCCTCGACAGCCAGAACTCCCTGGGCCCGGAAGGGCTGGCCAAGGCGGCCCGGGCGATTCCCCTGGGGCGCGTCGGGCGAGCCGATGAAGTGGCGTCGCTGGTGCGTTTTCTCACCAGCGACGAGTCCAGCTACCTGACCGGGCAGAGCATCGTCATCGATGGCGGCCTGACGGTGCGCTGGCCGGATTGAACCCACGGTGTAGCCGCTGCCGAGCCTGCGAGGCTGCGCATCGCTCTAATGCCAAACCTTCAACGTCCTCAAATCAGCCGCGCCCCTTCGGGGGCGTCCAGGGGCTGAGCTTTTTTAAGGAGTGCTGCACATGCAACACCTGCACAACCGCCGCGCCGTGATCACCGGTGCCGGCAGCGGCATCGGCGCCGCTATCGCTCGGGCTTATGCCGTCGCCGGTGCCCGCTTGCTGCTGGCCGACCGCGACCCCGCGCGCCTGGCCGAGAGCGCCCAAGCCTGTCGCGAACTGGGCGCCGAAGTCGTCGAATGCGTGGCCGATGTCGGCAGCGTCGAAGGCGCCCAGGCCGGGGTCGATGCCTGCGTCGAGCATTTCGGCGGCATCGATATCCTGGTCAACAACGCCGGCATGCTGACCCAGGCCCGTTGCGTCGACCTGTCCATCGAGATGTGGAACGACATGCTGCGCGTCGATCTGACCAGCGTCTTCATCGCCAGCCAGCGGGCCTTGCCCCACATGCTGGTGCAGCGCTGGGGGCGGATCATCAACGTCGCCTCGCAGCTGGGGATCAAGGGCGGCGCCGAGCTGACCCACTACGCCGCGGCCAAGGCCGGGGTCAT
This genomic stretch from Pseudomonas sp. Os17 harbors:
- a CDS encoding SDR family NAD(P)-dependent oxidoreductase; the protein is MTRQVALITGAASGIGQALAVAYARCGVAVVGGYFPADPHDPQTTRDLVAEAGGQCLMLPLDVTDSASVDALAEQAASHFGRLDYAVANAGLLRRAPLLDMTDQAWNAMLDVDLTGVMRTFRAAVRYMGEGGALVAISSIAGGVYGWQDHAHYAAAKAGVPGLCRSLAVELAARGIRCNAVIPGLIETPQSLDSQNSLGPEGLAKAARAIPLGRVGRADEVASLVRFLTSDESSYLTGQSIVIDGGLTVRWPD
- a CDS encoding MFS transporter, translating into MSIYNKLDLTGWKPQQLTPDQVRFATWIAFFAWVFAVYDFILFGTLLPEIGRHFGWGEVEQAEIATWVAVGTAVVALAIGPLVDKLGRRMGIIFTVSGSAICSALTAIGGAWGKSPLILIRSLGGLGYAEETVNATYLSELYAASDDPKLAKRRGFIYSLVQGGWPVGALIAAGLTAVLLPIIGWQGCFIFAAIPAIVIAVMARKLKESPQFQIHQRISQLRKSGSVSEAQAVALTYGVDYDEHSKAGLAAAFRGPARRATLVIGAAILLNWAAIQVFSVLGTSVIVSVHHISFENSLIILVLSNLVGYCGYLSHGWMGDKIGRRNVIGLGWMLGGLSFAGMLYGPSNLPMVVGLYSLGLFFLIGPYSAALFFISESFPTSIRATGGAIIHAMGPIGAVVAGFGATQVLSAGGDWQTSALYFGALPCFLSGALMFAARHVRPETVQ
- a CDS encoding polysaccharide deacetylase family protein, whose translation is MAKEILCAFGVDVDAVAGWLGSYGGEDSPDDISRGLFAGEVGAPRLLKLFERYGLRTTWFIPGHSMETFPEQMKAVADAGHEIGVHGYSHENPIAMTAEQEEIVLDKSIELITRVTGKRPTGYVAPWWEFSKVTNELLLKKGIKYDHSLMHNDFHPYYVRVGDSWTKIDYSQHPDTWMKPLVRGQETDLVEIPANWYLDDLPPMMFIKKAPNSHGFVNPRHLEEMWRDQFDWVYREHEHAVFTMTIHPDVSGRPQVLLMLERLIEHIQSHAGVRFVTFDEIADDFIRRHPRNR
- a CDS encoding SDR family NAD(P)-dependent oxidoreductase translates to MQHLHNRRAVITGAGSGIGAAIARAYAVAGARLLLADRDPARLAESAQACRELGAEVVECVADVGSVEGAQAGVDACVEHFGGIDILVNNAGMLTQARCVDLSIEMWNDMLRVDLTSVFIASQRALPHMLVQRWGRIINVASQLGIKGGAELTHYAAAKAGVIGFTKSLALEVAKDNVLVNAIAPGPIETPLVAGISSAWKTAKAAELPLGRFGLADEVAPTAVLLASDPGGNLFVGQTLGPNSGDVMP